Proteins encoded within one genomic window of Eleutherodactylus coqui strain aEleCoq1 chromosome 1, aEleCoq1.hap1, whole genome shotgun sequence:
- the LOC136624592 gene encoding rab-like protein 3 produces the protein MGVLKKSSLVHLLCHDQVLGNQSWTVGCSVDAWLHEYRERNTGGETFYIELWHVGGLVGSASSMKSTRAVFYNGVNGIVLVHDLTNKKTSQNLNCLSLEDLNQHLLPAGVLVTNRDYNREQFANNQIPLLVIGTKLDQIPEAKQNEALTRTAFLSEDFNAEEINLDCSSPNYYVVFTYLEDYGHFRKTLSP, from the exons atgggg GTATTGAAAAAATCGTCTTTGGTCCATTTGCTATGTCATGACCAAGTCCTGGGAAACCAATCATGGACAGTTGGCTGCTCGGTGGATGCCTGGCTGCATGAGTATCGGGAGAGGAACACGGGAGGGGAGACATTTTATATTGAGTTGTGGCACGTTGGAGGGTTGGTGGgcagtgcaagcagcatgaaaagCACCAGAGCCGTGTTCTACAATGGTGTTAACGGTATTGTCCTCGTTCATGATCTCACAAACAAGAAGACATCTCAGAACCTGAACTGCTTGTCCTTAGAAGACCTGAATCAACATCTACTGCCAGCAGGGGTGCTGGTTACCAACAGGGACTACAACCGGGAGCAGTTTGCAAACAACCAGATCCCTCTGCTGGTGATCGGCACCAAACTAGATCAGATCCCAGAGGCAAAACAGAACGAGGCTCTGACCCGCACTGCGTTTTTGTCTGAGGACTTCAACGCAGAGGAAATAAATCTGGATT gtagtagtcctaattattac GTTGTATTTACTTATCTTGAAGACTATGGGCATTTTAGGAAGACCTTATCTCCATGA
- the LOC136624691 gene encoding rab-like protein 3: MDKDPIGEQIQGPWVLKKSSLVHLLCHDQVLGNQSWTVGCSVDAWLHEYRERNTGGETFYIELWHVGGLVGSASSMKSTRAVFYIGVNGIVLVHDLTNKKTSQNLNCLSLEDLNQHLLPAGVLVTNRDYDREQFASNQIPLLVIGTKLDQIPEAKQNEALTRTAFLSEDFISEEINLDYKCPHWMSGFIIVSYVMDLESQTTSPEPKIVK; this comes from the exons atggataaagatcccatcggggaacaaatccagggaccttgg GTATTGAAAAAATCGTCTTTGGTCCATTTGCTATGTCATGACCAAGTCCTGGGAAACCAATCATGGACAGTTGGCTGCTCGGTGGATGCCTGGCTGCATGAGTATCGGGAGAGGAACACGGGAGGGGAGACATTTTATATTGAGTTGTGGCACGTTGGAGGGTTGGTGGgcagtgcaagcagcatgaaaagCACCAGAGCCGTGTTCTACATTGGTGTTAACGGTATTGTCCTCGTTCATGATCTCACAAACAAGAAGACATCTCAGAACCTGAACTGCTTGTCCTTAGAAGACCTGAATCAACATCTACTGCCAGCAGGGGTGCTGGTGACCAACAGGGACTATGACCGGGAGCAGTTTGCAAGCAACCAGATCCCTCTGCTGGTGATCGGCACCAAACTAGATCAGATCCCAGAGGCAAAACAGAACGAGGCTCTGACCCGCACTGCGTTTTTGTCTGAGGACTTCATCTCAGAGGAGATAAATCTGGATTACAAATGCCCCCACTGGATGTCCGGCTTCATCattgtgtcatatgtgatggatctTGAGTCCCAAACAACCTCCCCcgaaccaaagattgtgaaaTAA